Proteins co-encoded in one Hymenobacter swuensis DY53 genomic window:
- a CDS encoding DUF6565 domain-containing protein codes for MIRKTLTLQALAAAMLLGGTTFTSCNQAQKQEVSADSDQAYNDFKTFVSDTEAKVDAVANEAEADYDRETAQLKSDFDAKVASVDKYADQYDEARRQEIELLRTRYTTAYDKREMTWKNRPGATAAMTGTASAGAMTMGKYYKPTSPASRVTAANARQTYEAFVNDIKANEDKYDINDWRNINAEWRALDEAYDQVKKDIPARDLAEIQKEKLKYAAFKSYDKAEARAAQGADATERGAENVAAETQDERSAVGRAASNTASDVKDAGKKVGGAVKGAFKEAKSEVKNTDND; via the coding sequence ATGATCCGCAAAACTCTCACCCTCCAGGCACTTGCCGCGGCCATGCTGCTGGGCGGCACTACCTTCACCAGTTGCAACCAAGCCCAAAAGCAGGAAGTATCTGCTGATAGCGACCAGGCGTACAACGACTTTAAGACGTTCGTTTCGGATACCGAAGCCAAGGTGGATGCCGTAGCCAACGAAGCTGAGGCCGATTATGACCGGGAAACCGCCCAGCTAAAGTCGGATTTTGATGCCAAAGTAGCTTCCGTGGATAAATATGCCGACCAGTACGACGAGGCCCGGCGGCAGGAAATTGAGCTACTGCGCACCCGCTACACCACGGCCTACGACAAGCGCGAAATGACCTGGAAAAACCGTCCGGGTGCTACCGCTGCCATGACGGGGACAGCTTCGGCCGGTGCCATGACGATGGGCAAGTACTACAAGCCTACGTCGCCGGCCAGCCGCGTTACTGCCGCCAATGCCCGCCAGACCTACGAAGCGTTTGTGAACGACATCAAAGCCAACGAGGATAAGTACGACATCAACGACTGGCGCAATATCAACGCGGAGTGGCGCGCACTGGATGAGGCCTACGACCAGGTAAAAAAGGACATTCCGGCGCGTGATTTGGCTGAAATCCAGAAGGAGAAGCTGAAATACGCCGCCTTCAAATCCTACGACAAAGCCGAAGCCCGCGCCGCTCAGGGGGCCGATGCTACGGAGCGCGGCGCAGAAAACGTAGCTGCTGAAACGCAGGATGAGCGTTCTGCCGTGGGCCGCGCGGCCAGCAATACTGCTTCCGACGTAAAAGATGCCGGCAAGAAAGTAGGCGGTGCCGTAAAAGGTGCTTTTAAAGAAGCAAAGTCAGAAGTCAAGAATACCGATAACGACTAG
- a CDS encoding glycosyltransferase family 2 protein, giving the protein MTGLSVLIPVFNCDVRPLVRTLLAQAQDWHGPVEIWCLDDGSREEFRLRNQELGQLPNVMYQELRQNVGRAAIRNQLAAAAQHEWLLLLDNDSLLPDDQFLARYAAARHKAPVLSGGTAYESAPPREADLRLRWLYGRHREARPAAVRQQSPHGQLTLNNLLIRADLFRQLGLDEKLTRYGHEDTKFGWLLRRSGINVFHLDNPVLHDGLEPAPVFLQKTHDAVRNLVQLYRAEGLGADTKLLQAALRLKRWGLSEAVRTAFGLRREQVRRNLLSNRPSLRQLDALKLYWLLDELR; this is encoded by the coding sequence ATGACGGGGCTTTCGGTACTGATTCCAGTGTTTAATTGTGACGTGCGGCCGTTGGTGCGCACCTTGCTGGCACAGGCGCAGGACTGGCACGGCCCCGTAGAAATTTGGTGTCTGGATGACGGCTCCCGCGAGGAATTCCGGCTGCGTAACCAGGAACTGGGCCAGTTGCCAAACGTAATGTACCAGGAGCTAAGGCAGAATGTTGGGCGGGCCGCTATCCGGAACCAGCTGGCCGCTGCCGCCCAACACGAATGGCTGCTGCTGCTGGATAACGACAGCCTACTGCCCGACGACCAGTTTCTGGCCCGGTACGCAGCGGCCCGCCATAAGGCTCCGGTACTATCGGGCGGCACTGCGTATGAGTCGGCGCCACCGAGGGAGGCCGATTTGCGGCTGCGGTGGTTATATGGCCGGCACCGGGAGGCCCGCCCTGCCGCCGTGCGCCAGCAGAGTCCTCACGGTCAGCTCACGCTCAATAATCTGCTGATCAGGGCAGACTTGTTCCGGCAGCTGGGACTGGATGAAAAGCTGACACGCTACGGCCACGAGGATACCAAGTTTGGCTGGCTGCTACGCCGCTCCGGTATTAACGTTTTTCATCTGGACAACCCGGTGCTGCATGATGGGCTGGAGCCGGCCCCGGTATTCCTGCAAAAAACCCACGACGCCGTGCGCAACCTAGTGCAGCTCTACCGCGCCGAAGGTCTGGGTGCCGATACCAAACTGCTGCAAGCGGCTCTGCGACTAAAGCGTTGGGGCCTGAGCGAAGCGGTCCGTACGGCCTTTGGGCTGCGCCGGGAGCAGGTGCGGCGCAACCTGCTTTCCAATCGGCCTAGTTTGCGCCAGCTGGATGCCCTGAAGTTATATTGGCTGCTGGACGAGTTGCGGTAG
- a CDS encoding DegT/DnrJ/EryC1/StrS family aminotransferase, translating to MSDFAFVPASVPPSLIQLLDLTAQHAPIRTDLDAALRATLEQGTFIQGPAVGEFAQELSRFMGGPHVIPCANGTDALQLALMSLKLPAGTEVIVPAFTYVATLEAAAVLGLVPVPVDVRPDTFNLDAAAVAAAITPRTGAVIAVHLFGQCADLEVLRHLTSRHGVALIEDNAQAIGATFTTSSGEVWMAGTVGEAGTTSFFPSKNLGGFGDGGALFTQDAERAAYLRQLANHGQSRKYHHQHIGLNSRLDTLQAALLRVKLPHLPGWTAARQRVAAHYNALLTDVPGVQVPARDPRSTHVFHQYTLTVADAPGRRDALQQHLERHGVPSAVYYPLPNHRQPAYAYLGYREGQFPVAERLCRTVLSLPMHPTLTEAQVAYIGAVVRGWAEGQ from the coding sequence ATGTCTGATTTTGCCTTCGTGCCCGCTTCCGTTCCGCCTTCGCTCATTCAGTTACTTGATCTGACTGCCCAGCACGCGCCCATCCGAACCGACCTGGACGCGGCCCTAAGGGCTACGCTGGAGCAAGGCACGTTTATTCAGGGGCCAGCCGTGGGGGAATTTGCGCAGGAGCTGAGTCGGTTTATGGGCGGGCCGCATGTCATCCCCTGTGCCAACGGTACCGACGCGCTGCAACTGGCCCTGATGAGCCTGAAGTTGCCGGCCGGCACGGAAGTAATTGTCCCGGCCTTCACGTATGTGGCCACGCTGGAAGCGGCGGCCGTGCTGGGACTGGTGCCGGTGCCGGTGGATGTGCGGCCTGATACCTTCAACCTCGATGCTGCCGCTGTGGCGGCTGCCATTACGCCCCGTACTGGTGCCGTTATAGCGGTACATCTGTTCGGGCAGTGTGCTGATCTGGAAGTGTTGCGCCACTTAACCAGCCGCCACGGCGTGGCGCTGATTGAGGACAATGCGCAGGCCATTGGCGCTACGTTTACCACCAGTTCCGGCGAAGTCTGGATGGCCGGTACGGTGGGGGAGGCCGGTACTACCTCGTTTTTTCCCAGTAAGAACTTAGGCGGTTTCGGCGACGGTGGCGCACTATTTACGCAGGATGCGGAACGTGCCGCCTATCTGCGTCAACTGGCCAACCACGGCCAGAGCCGCAAATACCACCACCAGCACATCGGCCTCAACTCGCGCCTCGATACCCTGCAAGCCGCCTTGCTCCGCGTGAAGCTGCCGCACCTTCCCGGTTGGACAGCAGCCCGCCAGCGCGTGGCCGCTCACTACAATGCGCTGCTGACGGATGTACCCGGCGTGCAGGTTCCGGCGCGCGACCCGCGCAGCACGCACGTTTTCCACCAATACACCCTCACAGTAGCCGATGCGCCCGGTCGCCGCGACGCGCTGCAGCAACACCTGGAGCGTCATGGTGTACCTAGCGCGGTGTATTATCCGCTGCCCAACCATCGGCAGCCGGCTTACGCGTATTTAGGGTACCGGGAGGGGCAGTTTCCGGTGGCGGAGCGGTTGTGTCGTACGGTGCTGTCGTTGCCCATGCACCCAACGCTTACGGAGGCACAGGTAGCGTATATCGGTGCTGTTGTTCGGGGCTGGGCCGAGGGGCAGTAA
- a CDS encoding carboxypeptidase-like regulatory domain-containing protein codes for MRSSLPLLALSSLGALALSMPAQAQQTVATPESAVPATKATELLAEAVPAPLPVETPKPVKKTLAGNVVDEWGNPLMGATVMVLGDQLHSVSTNSAGDYLLPTTGAAPVVRVSFAGYQDAERVARGPADLLFKLEPIEDYKRNLKKRSKAATKAWKR; via the coding sequence ATGCGTTCATCTCTACCGCTACTCGCGTTATCGTCGCTGGGAGCATTGGCGCTATCGATGCCGGCCCAGGCCCAACAGACTGTCGCTACCCCGGAGTCAGCCGTTCCGGCCACCAAAGCCACAGAGTTGCTGGCCGAGGCGGTACCTGCACCCTTGCCCGTTGAGACTCCCAAGCCCGTCAAAAAAACGCTGGCCGGCAATGTGGTGGACGAATGGGGTAACCCGCTGATGGGAGCCACCGTGATGGTGCTCGGCGACCAGCTGCATTCCGTCAGCACCAACTCGGCCGGCGACTACCTGCTGCCGACTACCGGAGCCGCGCCGGTAGTACGCGTGAGTTTTGCCGGCTACCAGGACGCGGAGCGCGTGGCCCGTGGCCCGGCCGACCTGCTGTTTAAGCTGGAGCCCATTGAAGACTATAAGCGCAACCTCAAAAAGCGTAGTAAAGCCGCCACCAAAGCCTGGAAACGGTAG
- a CDS encoding cell division ATP-binding protein FtsE, protein MTVLELHDAYIMQDVNTVLQKVTFALEKGEFAYLVGRTGSGKSSLLKTLYADLPLPAGTGAVAGFALPKKGVTDKVPFLRRKLGIIFQDFQLLFDRSVADNLLFVLNATGWKGKARKQQRISEVLMRVGLANVASKMPHQLSGGEQQRVVIARALLNEPLLLLADEPTGNLDPDVADSIMRLFVEINNAGTAVLMATHNYQLIQQYPRRVLKCEQGQLIDSAVTPFTLG, encoded by the coding sequence ATGACCGTATTAGAGCTGCATGACGCATACATTATGCAGGACGTGAATACAGTACTGCAAAAGGTCACGTTTGCGCTGGAAAAAGGGGAATTTGCTTACCTGGTGGGCCGCACGGGCTCGGGAAAAAGCTCGTTGCTCAAAACCCTGTATGCCGATCTGCCCCTGCCTGCCGGCACCGGCGCCGTAGCCGGCTTTGCGCTGCCCAAAAAGGGCGTGACCGACAAAGTGCCTTTTCTGCGCCGGAAGCTGGGCATCATTTTCCAAGATTTCCAGTTGCTCTTCGATCGGTCGGTGGCTGATAACCTGCTGTTTGTACTGAATGCTACCGGCTGGAAGGGTAAGGCCCGCAAGCAGCAGCGTATTTCGGAGGTGCTCATGCGCGTGGGATTGGCCAACGTGGCCAGCAAGATGCCCCACCAGCTTTCCGGCGGCGAGCAGCAGCGCGTAGTTATTGCTCGGGCGCTGCTCAACGAGCCGCTGCTGCTGCTGGCCGACGAGCCCACCGGCAACCTTGACCCCGACGTGGCTGACAGCATCATGCGCCTGTTCGTGGAAATCAACAACGCTGGCACGGCCGTGCTCATGGCCACTCACAACTACCAACTGATTCAGCAGTATCCGCGCCGGGTGCTCAAGTGTGAACAGGGCCAGTTAATTGATTCCGCCGTGACGCCCTTTACGCTGGGGTAA
- the fsa gene encoding fructose-6-phosphate aldolase, producing the protein MKFFIDTANLKEIQEAVELGVLDGVTTNPSLMAKEGIKGTDAVLSHYRQICEIVDGDVSAEVIATDFEGMIREGEALADLHPNIVVKVPMIRDGVKAIRYFSDKGIKTNCTLIFSAGQALLAAKAGATYVSPFVGRLDDIGHDGLQLVQQIVDIFSNYGYPTQVLAASVRHVPHLIQCAELGADVVTCPLNVITGLLNHPLTDKGLATFLADHKKVNG; encoded by the coding sequence ATGAAATTTTTCATTGACACCGCCAACCTGAAGGAAATTCAGGAAGCCGTAGAGCTTGGTGTGCTCGACGGCGTGACTACCAATCCTTCGCTGATGGCCAAAGAAGGCATCAAAGGCACCGATGCCGTGCTGTCGCACTACCGCCAGATCTGCGAAATCGTGGACGGCGATGTGTCGGCGGAGGTTATTGCCACCGATTTTGAGGGCATGATCCGGGAAGGGGAGGCGCTGGCCGATCTGCACCCCAATATTGTGGTGAAGGTGCCCATGATCCGAGACGGGGTGAAAGCCATCCGTTACTTCTCCGATAAAGGTATCAAAACCAACTGCACGCTGATTTTCTCGGCCGGTCAGGCGCTGCTGGCTGCCAAAGCCGGCGCTACCTACGTGTCGCCCTTCGTGGGCCGCCTCGATGATATCGGGCACGACGGCCTGCAACTGGTGCAGCAGATCGTGGACATCTTCTCGAACTACGGCTACCCCACCCAGGTGCTGGCCGCCTCGGTGCGCCATGTACCCCACCTGATTCAGTGCGCCGAGCTGGGCGCCGACGTGGTGACCTGCCCGCTGAACGTCATCACCGGCCTGCTCAACCACCCCCTCACTGACAAAGGCTTAGCCACCTTCCTGGCCGACCACAAGAAGGTAAACGGGTAA
- the guaA gene encoding glutamine-hydrolyzing GMP synthase: protein MPQQILILDFGSQYTQLIARRIRELNVYCEIHPYNHAPALTEDIRGVVLSGSPCSVRDADSPSPDLSAYLGQVPVLGVCYGAQLLAHQQGGEVLPATIREYGRARLSRVHHESPLLHGVPTESQVWMSHGDTIKTLPQGFDIVASTPEVAVAAFKIQGQETYGIQFHPEVTHSTDGKTLLQNFVVNICGLDQSWTPEHFVDSMVETLQRTIGEQDQVILGLSGGVDSSVAALLLHKAIGKRLHGIFVNNGLLRKDEYEQVLHSYQGLGLNVQGVDASQEFYDALAGLTDPEQKRKAIGRTFIEVFDREAQKVEGARWLAQGTIYPDVIESVSVHGSSVTIKSHHNVGGLPEKMNLQIVEPLRALFKDEVREVGHTLELPAHILHRHPFPGPGLGIRILGDITPEKVDLLQRADAIFINGLKEHGLYEKVWQAGVMLLPVQSVGVMGDERTYERVVALRAVTSVDGMTADWAHLPYEFLAEVSNKIINQVRGINRVVYDISSKPPATIEWE from the coding sequence ATGCCACAACAAATTCTGATTCTCGATTTTGGGTCGCAGTACACCCAGCTCATTGCCCGGCGCATCCGGGAGCTGAACGTTTACTGCGAAATTCATCCGTATAACCACGCCCCGGCCCTCACTGAGGATATCCGGGGCGTTGTGCTTTCGGGCTCCCCGTGCTCCGTGCGCGACGCCGACTCACCTAGCCCCGACCTGAGCGCCTACCTGGGCCAAGTGCCGGTGCTGGGCGTGTGCTACGGCGCGCAGCTGCTGGCCCACCAGCAGGGCGGCGAAGTGCTACCGGCCACCATCCGCGAGTACGGCCGCGCCCGCCTCAGCCGCGTGCACCACGAAAGCCCGCTGCTGCACGGCGTGCCCACCGAGTCGCAGGTCTGGATGTCGCACGGCGACACGATTAAGACGCTGCCCCAAGGCTTTGATATTGTAGCCAGCACCCCGGAAGTGGCCGTAGCTGCCTTCAAAATTCAGGGCCAGGAAACCTACGGCATCCAGTTCCACCCCGAAGTCACGCACTCGACGGACGGCAAAACGCTGCTCCAGAACTTCGTGGTGAACATCTGCGGGCTCGACCAGAGCTGGACCCCCGAGCACTTCGTGGACAGCATGGTGGAAACCCTGCAGCGTACCATCGGCGAGCAGGATCAGGTAATTCTAGGCCTTTCCGGCGGCGTGGATTCCAGTGTGGCGGCGCTGCTGCTGCACAAGGCCATTGGTAAACGCCTGCACGGCATTTTCGTAAATAACGGGCTGCTGCGTAAGGATGAATATGAGCAGGTGCTCCACTCCTACCAGGGCCTGGGGCTGAACGTGCAGGGCGTGGATGCCTCCCAGGAGTTCTACGACGCGTTGGCAGGCCTGACTGACCCCGAGCAGAAGCGCAAAGCCATCGGCCGCACCTTCATTGAGGTGTTCGACCGGGAAGCGCAGAAAGTGGAAGGCGCGCGCTGGCTGGCCCAGGGTACCATCTACCCCGACGTAATCGAGTCGGTGTCGGTGCACGGCTCTTCCGTGACCATCAAGAGCCACCACAACGTGGGTGGTTTGCCCGAGAAGATGAACCTGCAAATTGTGGAGCCGCTGCGGGCCTTGTTCAAGGATGAGGTGCGCGAAGTAGGCCACACCCTGGAGCTGCCCGCGCACATTCTGCACCGCCACCCCTTCCCTGGCCCCGGTCTGGGCATCCGCATCCTCGGCGACATCACGCCCGAGAAAGTGGATTTGCTCCAACGTGCCGACGCCATCTTCATCAACGGCCTGAAAGAGCACGGCCTCTACGAAAAAGTATGGCAGGCCGGCGTAATGCTGCTGCCGGTGCAAAGCGTAGGCGTAATGGGCGACGAGCGGACCTATGAGCGGGTAGTGGCCCTGCGCGCTGTTACCAGCGTAGACGGCATGACGGCCGACTGGGCCCACCTGCCCTACGAGTTCCTGGCTGAGGTGAGCAACAAAATCATCAACCAGGTGCGCGGCATCAACCGCGTGGTGTACGATATTTCTTCGAAGCCACCAGCCACAATTGAGTGGGAATAA